A genomic region of Trifolium pratense cultivar HEN17-A07 linkage group LG3, ARS_RC_1.1, whole genome shotgun sequence contains the following coding sequences:
- the LOC123916839 gene encoding serine/threonine/tyrosine-protein kinase HT1-like isoform X2, producing MKNLNWHKQISNNGKSGKRLSLGEYKRAVSWSKYLVSSGAAIKDEEEDEWSADMSQLFIGSKFASGRHSRIYRGLYKQKDVAIKLVSQPEEDEDLASFLEKQFTSEVALLLRLRHPNILTFIAACKKPPVFCIITEYLAGGSLRKYLHQQEPHSVPLELVLKLALDIARGMKYLHSQGILHRDLKSENLLLGEDMCVKVADFGISCLESQCGSAKGFTGTYRWMAPEMIKEKHHTKKVDVYSFGIVLWELLTALTPFDNMTPEQAAFAVSYKVCTYTTIISCMCLAQELR from the exons ATGAAGAATTTGAACTGGCATAAACAAATTTCTAACAATGGAAAGTCTGGGAAGAGGCTTTCACTTGGAGAGTACAAAAGAGCAGTTTCTTGGTCTAAGTATTTGGTTTCATCTGGTGCTGCAATaaaggatgaagaagaagatgaatggAGTGCTGATATGTCTCAGTTGTTTATTGGATCTAAATTTGCTTCTGGAAGACATAGTAGAATCTATAGAGGTCTTTACAAGCAAAAGGATGTTGCAATTAAGCTTGTGAGTCAAcctgaagaagatgaagatttggCTTCTTTTCTTGAGAAGCAATTTACTTCTGAGGTTGCTTTGCTTTTGAGGTTAAGGCATCCAAATATCCTTACT TTCATCGCTGCTTGCAAGAAACCACCAGTGTTCTGCATAATTACCGAATATTTAGCCGGTGGTTCATTGAGAAAATACCTTCATCAACAAGAACCGCATTCAGTTCCACTTGAACTTGTTCTGAAACTAGCCTTAGACATTGCAAGGGGAATGAAATATCTTCATTCTCAAGGGATACTTCATAGGGATCTCAAATCTGAGAATCTCCTTTTAGGAGAAGATATGTGTGTAAAGGTGGCTGATTTTGGTATCTCATGCTTAGAATCTCAGTGTGGAAGTGCTAAAGGATTTACCGGAACCTACCGTTGGATGGCTCCTGAAATGATCAAAGAAAAACATCATACTAAAAAAGTTGATGTGTATAGTTTTGGTATTGTTCTTTGGGAGCTTTTAACTGCATTGACTCCATTTGACAACATGACACCAGAGCAGGCTGCATTTGCAGTTTCCTACAAGGTTTGTACCTATACCACAATT atttcatgtATGTGTCTAGCTCAAGAACTTAGGTGA
- the LOC123916839 gene encoding serine/threonine/tyrosine-protein kinase HT1-like isoform X1 — MKNLNWHKQISNNGKSGKRLSLGEYKRAVSWSKYLVSSGAAIKDEEEDEWSADMSQLFIGSKFASGRHSRIYRGLYKQKDVAIKLVSQPEEDEDLASFLEKQFTSEVALLLRLRHPNILTFIAACKKPPVFCIITEYLAGGSLRKYLHQQEPHSVPLELVLKLALDIARGMKYLHSQGILHRDLKSENLLLGEDMCVKVADFGISCLESQCGSAKGFTGTYRWMAPEMIKEKHHTKKVDVYSFGIVLWELLTALTPFDNMTPEQAAFAVSYKNARPPLPSECPWAFSNLINRCWSSNPNKRPHFVEIVSILESFIESLELDPHFFSTYKQQPTNLILGCFPKCKAN, encoded by the exons ATGAAGAATTTGAACTGGCATAAACAAATTTCTAACAATGGAAAGTCTGGGAAGAGGCTTTCACTTGGAGAGTACAAAAGAGCAGTTTCTTGGTCTAAGTATTTGGTTTCATCTGGTGCTGCAATaaaggatgaagaagaagatgaatggAGTGCTGATATGTCTCAGTTGTTTATTGGATCTAAATTTGCTTCTGGAAGACATAGTAGAATCTATAGAGGTCTTTACAAGCAAAAGGATGTTGCAATTAAGCTTGTGAGTCAAcctgaagaagatgaagatttggCTTCTTTTCTTGAGAAGCAATTTACTTCTGAGGTTGCTTTGCTTTTGAGGTTAAGGCATCCAAATATCCTTACT TTCATCGCTGCTTGCAAGAAACCACCAGTGTTCTGCATAATTACCGAATATTTAGCCGGTGGTTCATTGAGAAAATACCTTCATCAACAAGAACCGCATTCAGTTCCACTTGAACTTGTTCTGAAACTAGCCTTAGACATTGCAAGGGGAATGAAATATCTTCATTCTCAAGGGATACTTCATAGGGATCTCAAATCTGAGAATCTCCTTTTAGGAGAAGATATGTGTGTAAAGGTGGCTGATTTTGGTATCTCATGCTTAGAATCTCAGTGTGGAAGTGCTAAAGGATTTACCGGAACCTACCGTTGGATGGCTCCTGAAATGATCAAAGAAAAACATCATACTAAAAAAGTTGATGTGTATAGTTTTGGTATTGTTCTTTGGGAGCTTTTAACTGCATTGACTCCATTTGACAACATGACACCAGAGCAGGCTGCATTTGCAGTTTCCTACAAG AATGCAAGACCACCACTGCCATCTGAATGTCCATGGGCATTTAGTAATCTGATCAATAGATGTTGGTCAAGCAATCCAAATAAAAGGCCACATTTTGTTGAGATTGTATCAATTTTGGAGAGCTTTATTGAATCACTTGAGCTTGATCCACATTTTTTCTCAACTTACAAACAGCAACCTACTAATTTAATTCTGGGGTGCTTCCCTAAATGCAAAGCAAATTAA